The genomic window GTATCCGGCCCGTTGGCGTGCGAATACGTCACCGTGTAGGCAGTCGCGTGAGCGCCTTCCCAAGCCAGGCGCAGCTTGACAAGATCCTGCGGTTTGGCGAACTCAAGAGTGATAGATTCGCCATCGCGCCCGCCAATGGAGGACCAGCGAGATTTCGGATCGTCGGCGTCGCCGTCGATGGCCTTATCAGCAGTGAAATTCGTGTTCCCTTCTACCGACGACGCGGTGGCCTTCGTCCCCTCAGATTTCAAGGCTACGTTCTTTCCTTCCGCGACGACGGCTTTGCCGTCGGCGCCAAGGAGAGTGGCCTGAACGTTGCCTGGCTTAGTCACTATGTTCGAGGCTCGGGTTGCCACTGTCACTGGCACAGTCATGCTCGAGGTATTCTTCACCGAGGCAGTGTAGGTTACGCTCTGGCCGGGGTTCACCGACTCGCCAGAAGCGGGAACCGATTCGAGGGTGGATTGAGTGGAGATGACTAGCTTGTCAAGGTCGGCCGGGACAACCGGCGAGTCGCCCACCGCTTTCATCGCGGCTTTGAACTGCTCAAAAGATCGTTCGTCACCTGAGTACCACACACGATCCGCAAAAGCCGTATACGGAGCTTTTGTCTTTTCTGCGACTTCATCTTGAGTAAACATTTCGGGAGCATCGGACCAGATGGCAAATGACGCACCCCGCAACCACTCTGGGTAGTTGGTAGTCTCACCACGTTCGACTTGTTCACTTGGCCAAGCTTGACCCGTAGAACGGTTGAGATTTGCAAAACGCCCGGCGTGGAAGCCGTTAAAGATCTTGTCGGCTGAAGGCTTGTCAAAGTATGCCTTTCCCGGCCTGGCGAGCACCCAGTACATGTAGGCATCGTTGTAATTGATGAGCTTGTGGCCCTTGTCCACAAAGGTCTTCACAGGAGCCATTGCCGCGCTCCATTTGGTCCAGTAGTCGATCGTGATGCCTTTGTCGAGCTCTACCGTTTGCTGAGAATCGGACAGGTAGAAAGCATCATTCCAGACGCGAATATCGGTCTTGTTGTGCTTGGTCTTGAGGTAATCGGCCATCTCGTTGATAAAGGTGACAAAGCCATCTACAAAACGCTTGTCTTCGCCGAGCTTTTCCTTCACTCGTTGAGTAGTCTCTGGATACTTGCCGTCCGCAGTCTTGAAAGGATGCACATACTCGTCGGCGCCGAGATGCCATTTGTTCGTGTCGGGGAACAGCGGAGCAAATTCGTCAACCAACGACTTCACAAATTCGACAGCTTTCGGGTTGGAAAAATCGAGCCCACCGCGCGCCTCGTCGTCGTGACCCCGCAGACGTAACTCTGGGTGTTCCGATAGTGCCTGGCGCATGTGGCCCGGCATATCGAGGGCAGGAATCACTTCAACGTGGTACTTTTTCGCCTCAGCAAGAATCTCCTTGAGTTGATCTTGTGTAATCACCCCATCCTTCGACATCACTTCCGGATGCTTCTTCGATTCCAAACGGAACCCCTCGTGCTCTGAGAAGTGCAACTGAAGCGCGTTGAGCTTTCGGTAACTCATCTGGTGAATGAGATTGATGATGTAATTCTTGTCGTAATACTTGCGCGCCATATCCTGATGGAACGAACGTTCCTCCACATCGGCCCAGTCTCGTACGCGGCCAGCCTGGACCCCGCCTGCACTGGCAACTGACTGCACGACTGTCTGCTGACCCCAAAACGCTCCATCAGCCGTCTTGCCCGTGACTATAAGGGCGTTCTTTGTCGATTCGATAGTGTAGCCGTCGCGTTGAGGCACGTTGAGCTGCGGATCCACCTTGAGTTCGATATCGCCGACGTCGACCGCGCCATCGATCTCGACCTTCGGCCTGATGTTTCCCTTGACTGCCAGATCTAAAGCGAATTTCTCCGCCTCATCCCTCAAGGACTGCGGAGCAACGATCTTAGTGTCCGGTGTGAGAGTCCATGCCGCTCCGTCGGCAGGCTCAAAATGCCGAACGGCGGGAATCACATCATGAATCCCGCCGCCTTGTAACGTTCGTAGTGGTTGAGCATGTGCGCTTGGAGTTGCTAGCAATGCCGCACTAGAAAGCGCTACTGCTAACGCACTGCCTATGAATTTCATTTGGATAGACATCATTGTCCCTTCCGAGCTCGCTACGCCCAACGTAAGGGAACAAGCGCGCTCATTGATTTGTGGGGAGACGACACCGCCCATCAGAAACGTCGGTCACCAATGCGCACCACCGCCCAGCTCCCATGTTAGCAATCCGGCCAGGTAGGCGGTACCCCCTCCCGACGTATCTTAGTATATTGAGCGCGAAACAGCGGTGGTGCCTCATGTAGTTTGAGCGCGCATGGCAATGGAACGTTTACGCCTCAAGCGCCTGCACGGGAACTACTTGCACTCCCGTTTCCGGATCCGTGTATGCAATATCGGTACCCCCGACAACAAGCAGCAACGCTCGCGGCTCACCCAACGCATGAAAATCGATCTGGTTGCGAGTATCGACTAACCCGGCAATTCCTTGCGCGATTCGACGCTGGCCAAGCTTCGTCTCCACCCCGATCCACGATCCGTCTTCAAGTATCACAACCGCATCAAATTCTTTGCCGTTAGAGTCACGGTAATGACATATGTGTCCTCCAACTGCTTCGGCATATGTGGCGAGTTGATGGTACACAAAGTTCTCAAAGACAAAACCAGCAGTTTCCACATCATCTATCAGTGAATCGACAGTGCCGCCCAACATGTATGCAGTAAGTGACGCATCCGCCAGATAATACACCGGAGAAGTACGAATAACAGCTTTCGAACGCAATCTCGGACTCCATGCAGGAACCGCTTCCAGCACAAAGAGCTGTTCCAGTGCTTCGAGCCACCGCCTAACCGTTTGGCGATCGGTGGTTCCTTCCTGAGCTCTCACATCATTCACAAGAGTCGAAAGCGCTGGCGCCTGACCTGCATTTCTGGCCAACGAGCGCAATAGCGTACGCACTCCTAGAGGACGACGAACGCGTGAGCCCGCAAGCTCGAATACATCAAAGGCGGATAGCCGCTCTACATAATCTGCAACATGACTACGCGCAGCTTTGGTTCCCATACTATGATCGGCCGGCCACCCTCCGTGAATAATCACGTCCAACAATTCCGGCACAGGAAGCGACGGAATAGACATCACATGCAGCCTTTCACCACTTGCCAACTTCGCAAAGCTGACCCCACCAGGGCATGCACACCATTCAGTTGCCGTCATTGGCCGCATTCGCACTCTTGCATACCGCCCAAGACCCGAATGTCCCTTCACGTGATCTGCTGGCGTCGCTGACCCAGAGAGAATAAACTGACCCGACAGCTGGCGCTTATCAATCTCTCGCCGTACCTGATCCCATAATCCCGGCTCGGCCTGCCACTCATCTAACAAAATGGGCGTTTCACCCCGAAGTGCCAGCTGCGGGTCGAGCGCAAAGCGAGTCTTAAACAACGAATCGGCATCGCGGAAAAGTATGCCGTAATCCTAAAAATGTGGCAGTCATAATCCCAAAAATGTAGACATCCGCTGTTGTCCAGTCCCCAGTCTGCAGGGCGGCAGCCGCGCCCAGGCTAGTCTATGTGTTTCCACGGCCCGTGGAAAATCCCCTCCTGGCCTTCCAACTCGAAACCGTGCGCTCCGAAAAAATCGCGCTGCGCCTGGATGAGAGCTGTGGGAAGGCGCTGCTCGCGCGCCTGGTCCAGATACGCCAAGGCTGCCGCCAGATCTGCAGCCGGGCTCTGGGCTGCCCCTGCCACACCGATCACTTTGCGTAACGCGGGCAGGCGACCCAATACTCGTTCTGCGTTTTTGACGAGGACACCCATCGGGTCACCGAATTCTAGGAGTTCGGACAATTCGTCTAGCATCGCACAGCGAATGATGCAGCCCGCACGCCAGCCGCGGCATACCCCGGCAAGGTCGATGTTCCACCCATAGCGTTCCGACGCCGCCCGAATAACCTCCAGCCCCTGGACGTAACTGACGAGTTTGGCCAGCCACATGGCCTGGCGCAGATCGTCGGTGGTAAGTTCTCCGCCCGCATCATGTACGCCCACACCGCTTTGCCCGGCCGCCGTGCCGGCCGCGTAGCCCAGTTTCCCGCGCAGCCGCGAGGTCGAGGCAAAGCGCGCGAATAACGCGCCTGCCAGCATGCTCACGTCCACGCCCAAGTCCACGCCAATCATGGTTGACCATGCGCCGGTGCCCTTGTGGCTCGCACGATCGGAGATCTGTTCAATGAAATCGCCATCGGCCCCAGCGCGAAGCACGGCGGCGCTGATCTCAAGCAGATAAGAGTTGAGCTCGCCGCGGTTCCACTGCTCAAACACGTCTCCAGCTTGGCGGTTAGTGAGCCCAAGGGTACGCCGCAACAGATGGTACACCTCGGCGATTACCTCCATCTGCGCATATTCGATGCCGTTATGCACGATCTTGGCCAGGTGCCCGGCACCATCCGCGCCGACATGCACGGCGCAGCTCGCCCCGTCGTCGGCGCGGGCGGCTATCGGTTCAAGGATTGGCTTCAGCTGTTCCCAGGCCGCCGCAGTCCCGCCGACCATTAATGCCGGGCCGCTGAGCGCGCCGCGCTCGCCTCCGGAGATTCCGCATCCTACGAAGCGAATACCGCGTTGGCGTAGCAAGGCTTCGCGGCGGCGTGTGTCTTCAAAGTGGGAGTTACCCATGTCAACGACGATGTCTCCGGACTCCAGGTAGGCCGACAGTTGCGCTATCACCGAGTCGACGGCAACACCGGCGGTGACCACGAGGAGGATCTTACGCGGACGGCGAAGCGCGGCAATGAACTCGGCACTGCTCGCTGTGGCGACGAAGTCGCCCTCCGAACTGTGCAGTGCCATGAACCGGTCAGTGCGGGCGGAATCGACGTTCATGACAGCAGTGGTGAAATGGCCTGCCAGGTTGCGGGCAAGCGCCGACCCCATCGTTCCAAGCCCGTACACCCCGACGTCGGCCACGGCCACACCCGCACGGGAGGCACTCACGGCGGCTAGCCCCTCCGGCATCCTGGCAGGAGAAGTCATGAGCTCAATCTTGCGCTCGATCGTCGTGGCGATTTGGGCAGGCGTGCCCGCGATATCGATGACTGCACCCAGCTCGTCCGGTTGCAGCTGTTCAAGGGTGGCGAATTGAGAATCGAGCAGGGAGCTGGGCATGAAATGATCCGTGCGGGTGGCCAGCCGGGAAGCCAGAAGTGCATGGTCGCCGTCGAGATGCATGAAGATGACGCGGGCGGCGCCGCGGCGCAACACATCGCGGTAGGTTTTCTTCAGCGCCGAGCAGGTGACGATCGTGGATCTGCCCGCCTCTTCGTGCTCAGTCATCCAGGTGCGAATGGTTTCGAGCCAGGGCCAGCGGTCGTCGTCGGTAAGCGGAATCCCGGAGTGCATCTTGTCGATATTCGATTGCGGGTGGAAGTCGTCCGCCTCGGCCAACTGCCACCCCCACCGGTCTTGGAGGATGCCCGCCACGGTGGTCTTTCCTGATCCCGATACACCCATCACGACGACGTGGATTGTTTCAGTCATTTTCACATCCCTGGCTTTATTGGTCGTCCAACCGCGTCATTGCAGTGTAAAGTTGACGTGTTATTCCGCTAATGTACCCCAAAGGTATGACCATTAGCAAGATTTAAGGCTTTTAATCTTGTCGGCGAAACAGGAGATCATGACCAATTCACGATTCGAAGATATTGTTCACGTGCTCGGCCCACGCATCGCCAACGGAGAGCTCCAGCCCGACGAAGCCATCACCTTGGCCGATATCGAAGAAGAATTCGAATGCTCCCGCACTGTCGCCCGCGAAGTCCAACGCAGCCTCGAAGAATGCGGCTTCGTGATCCCTCAGCGGCGTCGCGGCCTAGTCGTCCAGAGCCTTGCCCGCTGGGACGTCCTCAACCCGCGCGTCATCCGCTGGCGCCTGTCTGGGCCACAGGGCGACCGCCAGATGCGCTCACTGATCGACCTGCGCGAGGCCATTGAGCCCATGGCAGCCGAGCTCGCCGCCCAGTTTGCCCCGCGCGACCTCCGCGATGAACTCCTCAACCTCGCCGCCGAACTGACCCGACTTGGCTCCGTAGCCTCTTCTGCAGAATTCATGGACGCCGACGTCCGATTCCACACCCTCATCCTCGAAGCTTCAGGCAACGAAATGTTCGTCTCCCTCGGCTCCACGATTGAAGCGATGCTCAAGTGGCGCGCCGAAAACATGCTCATGCCGCCGCGCCCCGAACCGCGCGCACTGCGCGACCACGAGGCGATCGCCCGCGCCATCTACACGGGCGACGCCATCACCGCTCGCGAAGCCATGCGCGATATCGTCGTCGAGGTGCGCACGGCCTTCAACTCCCGCAAGCCTAACGTCTTGCGCTTCGATTAGCACAGCTCAGGCTTCGATTAGCACGGCGCCCTCCCAGCGACGCGGATCTGACGATAAGCAGGATTTTCACAGGAAACACGCGGCCGGGCAGCGGTATTCGGTTCAGCTATGTTTGACATTCATTCCACCTTTGCAAAGAAATGGCTTCATTTCGCTCCCTATAAGTTGTACGATAACGAATAATTCGTACTACCATAAGCGAATTGTTTTAGAAGCTCTAGGCAAAGATGCCTAAGCATCCATCTCAAAGTCGAGTGAACCCTCCACGGATAGGAACATCATGGAAAACTGGGAACAGACGCTGTCAGCAGGTCCGCTCCTCGGCATCGCCGCCGCAGGTATCCTGCTCATCCTCGTGCTCATCATCAAACTTAAGCTGCACGCTTTCGTCACGCTTGTCCTCGTATCGGTACTGACCGCAATCGCCGCGGGGATCCCCACAAGCGAGCTCTACAACGTCGTCATGGGTGGCTTCCGCAGCACCCTCGGCGACGTCGGTATCCTTGTTGGCCTCGGAGCCATGCTCGGCAAACTGATTGAGCATTCCGGTGGAGCACAGGCTCTCGCGGATGCGATGATTGACAAGTTCGGAGAAAAACGCGCTCCCCTCGCACTCGGTGTCGCCTCTCTCCTGCTCGGCTTCCCGATGTTCTTCGACGCCGGCCTCGTCGTCATGCTCCCCATTGTTTTTGCGGTGGCTGCCCGCCTCGGCGGCCCGATCTTGCTCTACGCATTCCCCACAGCAGGTGCATTCTCGGTCATGCATGTCTTCGTGCCACCCCATCCTGGGCCGGTGGCCGCCTCCACCTTCTTCGGCACCAACCTAGGTCTACTTGTCCTCATTGCACTCATCGTCGCTTTACCGACCTTCTATGTCACCGGTTATCTGTGGGGCAAGTATGTGGGCAAGAAATACAACGTTACTGATGCAGTAGGCGCAATCTTTGGTCGCGACGGTCACGATGTGAAGAATCCGCCCAAAGCATCCACAATCATCATGATCCTGCTCCTGCCTATGCTCCTGATCTTCCTCAATACCGGCGTAGACTTTGCCGCTAAGGCCGGTGTGATTGCAGGCACCGAAATCTGGGCGCAGGCTTTCACATTCGTGGGCAAGTCGGGCATCGCCCTTTTGATCTCCCTCCTCGTTGCCCTGCCCATTCTTGGAACAACACGCGGCCTCACCGGCACCGCACTTGAGAAGCTCATTGACTCTTCACTCGGCCCAATTGCTTCGGTAGTGTTCATCACCGGTGCAGGTGGCATGTACGGTGGCGTTTTGCGCGCTTCGGGCATTGGCAAGGCTATTGCCACCCAGATGGAGAGCATCGGCATCCCCGTCATACTTGCCGTCTACTTGGTGGCCGTCGTTTTGCGCGTGGCACAGGGATCAGCCACGGTCGCGCTCACCACTGCCGCAGGCCTCATGGCTCCCGCCGTCCTCGCCGGCAACTTCTCCGCCGTGCAAATCGCCGCCATCACGATTGCGTGTGCGGCAGGATCGGTGTTCGCTTCCCACGTCAACGACTCCGGCTTCTGGCTGGTCGGCAGGCTCCTGGGCATGGACGTCAAGACCACTCTCAAGACCTGGACCGTCCAGCAAGCGCTCGAATCACTCATGGGCTTTGCACTCGCCCTCATCATCTTCGCTATCTTCTAGGAGCACCATGCGCGCAGTAAGAATTCACAGAAAAGATAACCTCAACGTCGAGGAAGTACCCGCTCCCGACGTCGGCAAAGCCGCACAAGCTCTCGCCGTCGTGCAGAAGTCAGCACTGCCGCGCAAGGCGCTTGTAGGGATGTAGAAGCTGGCGTCGATTACGTCGGCTTGCGAGGGGAGGCCGGATAGTCGGGATTCCCGCCTCCCCTCTTGGCAAAACTAGTCCACCGCGCTGGGGGAATGTGCCGGCCGAGAGCGCAAGCTCACGCGTTTACACGTGCGCATTGTCTAAGCAATGTTCGCGCTAAGGGCTAGGCGGTACGGTTACAGAACTAGACACGTAGAATGGACAAGACAGAACATATATGCATGAATAATCGCGAGAAAGTGGGCGAATATCGAATGACGTCAAACAGGCCAACAATGGCTGATGTCGCAAAGATTGCCGACGTTTCTAAAGCAACTGTATCGCGAGTTCTTAAAGGTAATTACCCGGTGTCGGAGGAAACCCGTAAGACCGTTTTTGACGCCGTACAGAAGTTGAACTACATTCCTTCTCACCAGGCATCTGCGCTTGCCACAGGACGATCGAATATTATCGGGATTCTCATCACCGAGCGCTTCGATCTCTTCTTTGAAGATCCCACATTCAGAACCATTATCCGCGGCGTCCTTTCGGCTCTTTCATCCTCTCCTCTCGTTCCCGTGATGCTGCAAATGACCAATTCTGAAGAGCAAAGAAAAGCAATCCACTTATTCGAAAATGGCATGATCGACGGGGTTATACACGTCTCTCCGTGGGGAGACACATCGTTGCTCGATAGCATGGCTCAACGTGGATTCCCAGTTGTTGTATGTGGCCAGCTAGCACCAAAGTACCAGGGTCGTAGGATTTCAGCTGTCTATACAGATGATCAGATTGGTGCCAATCTGATCGCGAGCTATCTCAAGGAAAAAACAGTTTCTCGTCCCTGTACGATTCTCGGAGATAGCTCTCAGCCGGCATCTGCGGGACGCCTGTCCGGGTTCCGCGATCAGTTCCCCATTCTCGACTCTCGCAGCCGGGTTTTCCTCGGAGATTGGACCAGCGAGACCGGAAAGGCTGGAGTCAAGAGATTTTTGGCCGATGGTGTGGTATTCGATTCCCTACTTTGCGGATCTGACGCCATTGCACGGGGCGCGATTGAAGAGTTACACAAGCATGGTAGGACAGTTCCTGGAGATATTCTCGTGACAGGGTACGACGACGCCAAGATCGCCGCCAAAGATCCCGGCATCACAACGATTGCACAACCAATGACTGACCAAGGCATCGAGGCAGTTGCGGCTCTG from Trueperella pyogenes includes these protein-coding regions:
- the gndA gene encoding NADP-dependent phosphogluconate dehydrogenase — protein: MTETIHVVVMGVSGSGKTTVAGILQDRWGWQLAEADDFHPQSNIDKMHSGIPLTDDDRWPWLETIRTWMTEHEEAGRSTIVTCSALKKTYRDVLRRGAARVIFMHLDGDHALLASRLATRTDHFMPSSLLDSQFATLEQLQPDELGAVIDIAGTPAQIATTIERKIELMTSPARMPEGLAAVSASRAGVAVADVGVYGLGTMGSALARNLAGHFTTAVMNVDSARTDRFMALHSSEGDFVATASSAEFIAALRRPRKILLVVTAGVAVDSVIAQLSAYLESGDIVVDMGNSHFEDTRRREALLRQRGIRFVGCGISGGERGALSGPALMVGGTAAAWEQLKPILEPIAARADDGASCAVHVGADGAGHLAKIVHNGIEYAQMEVIAEVYHLLRRTLGLTNRQAGDVFEQWNRGELNSYLLEISAAVLRAGADGDFIEQISDRASHKGTGAWSTMIGVDLGVDVSMLAGALFARFASTSRLRGKLGYAAGTAAGQSGVGVHDAGGELTTDDLRQAMWLAKLVSYVQGLEVIRAASERYGWNIDLAGVCRGWRAGCIIRCAMLDELSELLEFGDPMGVLVKNAERVLGRLPALRKVIGVAGAAQSPAADLAAALAYLDQAREQRLPTALIQAQRDFFGAHGFELEGQEGIFHGPWKHID
- a CDS encoding family 20 glycosylhydrolase is translated as MIPAVRHFEPADGAAWTLTPDTKIVAPQSLRDEAEKFALDLAVKGNIRPKVEIDGAVDVGDIELKVDPQLNVPQRDGYTIESTKNALIVTGKTADGAFWGQQTVVQSVASAGGVQAGRVRDWADVEERSFHQDMARKYYDKNYIINLIHQMSYRKLNALQLHFSEHEGFRLESKKHPEVMSKDGVITQDQLKEILAEAKKYHVEVIPALDMPGHMRQALSEHPELRLRGHDDEARGGLDFSNPKAVEFVKSLVDEFAPLFPDTNKWHLGADEYVHPFKTADGKYPETTQRVKEKLGEDKRFVDGFVTFINEMADYLKTKHNKTDIRVWNDAFYLSDSQQTVELDKGITIDYWTKWSAAMAPVKTFVDKGHKLINYNDAYMYWVLARPGKAYFDKPSADKIFNGFHAGRFANLNRSTGQAWPSEQVERGETTNYPEWLRGASFAIWSDAPEMFTQDEVAEKTKAPYTAFADRVWYSGDERSFEQFKAAMKAVGDSPVVPADLDKLVISTQSTLESVPASGESVNPGQSVTYTASVKNTSSMTVPVTVATRASNIVTKPGNVQATLLGADGKAVVAEGKNVALKSEGTKATASSVEGNTNFTADKAIDGDADDPKSRWSSIGGRDGESITLEFAKPQDLVKLRLAWEGAHATAYTVTYSHANGPDTEDKFTYSGSQGKDATWAEHAINQKAVTKLTLTGTARSLQPYGISLFEFEAYAPGGPVKAPAAELGNEGNLQWSGTLAPEQSVAFSWDGVVKDDATAQVTTQLVSTAVYALKPGAPSVAKSELKVAETPQSATVKAPMGAQPARTFPTPGTDPTSPGKPKLKRLSNTGSSAAFMGLLALGLLGAGTAMLIRREGR
- a CDS encoding GntP family permease, with product MENWEQTLSAGPLLGIAAAGILLILVLIIKLKLHAFVTLVLVSVLTAIAAGIPTSELYNVVMGGFRSTLGDVGILVGLGAMLGKLIEHSGGAQALADAMIDKFGEKRAPLALGVASLLLGFPMFFDAGLVVMLPIVFAVAARLGGPILLYAFPTAGAFSVMHVFVPPHPGPVAASTFFGTNLGLLVLIALIVALPTFYVTGYLWGKYVGKKYNVTDAVGAIFGRDGHDVKNPPKASTIIMILLLPMLLIFLNTGVDFAAKAGVIAGTEIWAQAFTFVGKSGIALLISLLVALPILGTTRGLTGTALEKLIDSSLGPIASVVFITGAGGMYGGVLRASGIGKAIATQMESIGIPVILAVYLVAVVLRVAQGSATVALTTAAGLMAPAVLAGNFSAVQIAAITIACAAGSVFASHVNDSGFWLVGRLLGMDVKTTLKTWTVQQALESLMGFALALIIFAIF
- a CDS encoding LacI family DNA-binding transcriptional regulator codes for the protein MDKTEHICMNNREKVGEYRMTSNRPTMADVAKIADVSKATVSRVLKGNYPVSEETRKTVFDAVQKLNYIPSHQASALATGRSNIIGILITERFDLFFEDPTFRTIIRGVLSALSSSPLVPVMLQMTNSEEQRKAIHLFENGMIDGVIHVSPWGDTSLLDSMAQRGFPVVVCGQLAPKYQGRRISAVYTDDQIGANLIASYLKEKTVSRPCTILGDSSQPASAGRLSGFRDQFPILDSRSRVFLGDWTSETGKAGVKRFLADGVVFDSLLCGSDAIARGAIEELHKHGRTVPGDILVTGYDDAKIAAKDPGITTIAQPMTDQGIEAVAALTRLLDGGAQELIELPVKLVVRQSA
- a CDS encoding ATP-binding protein, which produces MTATEWCACPGGVSFAKLASGERLHVMSIPSLPVPELLDVIIHGGWPADHSMGTKAARSHVADYVERLSAFDVFELAGSRVRRPLGVRTLLRSLARNAGQAPALSTLVNDVRAQEGTTDRQTVRRWLEALEQLFVLEAVPAWSPRLRSKAVIRTSPVYYLADASLTAYMLGGTVDSLIDDVETAGFVFENFVYHQLATYAEAVGGHICHYRDSNGKEFDAVVILEDGSWIGVETKLGQRRIAQGIAGLVDTRNQIDFHALGEPRALLLVVGGTDIAYTDPETGVQVVPVQALEA
- a CDS encoding FadR/GntR family transcriptional regulator, with the translated sequence MTNSRFEDIVHVLGPRIANGELQPDEAITLADIEEEFECSRTVAREVQRSLEECGFVIPQRRRGLVVQSLARWDVLNPRVIRWRLSGPQGDRQMRSLIDLREAIEPMAAELAAQFAPRDLRDELLNLAAELTRLGSVASSAEFMDADVRFHTLILEASGNEMFVSLGSTIEAMLKWRAENMLMPPRPEPRALRDHEAIARAIYTGDAITAREAMRDIVVEVRTAFNSRKPNVLRFD